A window of Nerophis ophidion isolate RoL-2023_Sa linkage group LG17, RoL_Noph_v1.0, whole genome shotgun sequence contains these coding sequences:
- the fer gene encoding tyrosine-protein kinase Fer has translation MGFGRDLRNSHEGLLKLQDWELKLLEAVKRFMTLRVKSDKEYAALLLNMTQQMEKHEAADYVSTVSKSWSQVVRQTEALGRVMRSHADDLNSGPLHRLATLIRDKQHVKKSYQSLHQLLESHNHKVTRSDLDKLKSTYRQLSRDANNAKEKYREALSKGREAERAHERYDKATAKLHNLHNQYVVAVCGAQTQQEEYQRRAAPALLDALQKMQEDMTLALKNILEEYCEISSLLTEEVVKVHQEISASVEQIDPLVEYQHFIDAYRSPEVPEATVEFDTSLLDETDNLPANEILWNTLTADSLQTMLSSATEELALTQQNLRTKEALVDDMDLKIQTSQQNTERKSDCVLLLSQQLSLLELRQTVQSLRSSEARLSSQKALMDTKMAAGASPPPPPPALTLPYEDETRSVSSTDKSKEKSSRFDTLRHSLAGMIRSPKAMLGSSSSHFFDVIPSSERPLAEQEWYHGAIPRTEAQELLRQQGDFLVRESHGKPGEYVLSVFSDEQRRHFIIQYADSQYRFEGTGFATIPQLIEHHFSTKQLITKKSGVVLLNPVVKDKKWILNHEDVALGELLGKGNFGEVFKGTLLRDKTPVAVKTCKEDLPPELKIRFLSEARILKQYDHSNIVKLIGICTQRQPIYIVMELVPGGDFLSFLRKKKDELKTKQLVRFSVDAAAGMAYLESKNCIHRDLAARNCLVGEGSVLKISDFGMSRQEDDGVYSSSGLKQIPIKWTAPEALNYGRYSSESDVWSYGILLWETFSLGVCPYPGMTNQQAREQVEKGYRMACPQRCPDDVYKVMQRCWQYNPEDRPKFLELQRDLAAIKKK, from the exons ATGGGCTTTGGTCGGGATCTGAGAAATTCCCACGAGGGATTGCTGAAGCTGCAGGATTGGGAATTAAAG CTGTTGGAGGCCGTCAAACGTTTCATGACCCTGCGGGTGAAGAGCGATAAAGAATACGCCGCCCTGCTGCTCAACATGACTCAGCAGATGGAAAAACACGAAGCGGCAGACTACGTCAGCACCGTCAGCAAG TCTTGGTCGCAGGTGGTGCGTCAGACGGAGGCGCTGGGTCGTGTCATGAGGAGCCACGCCGACGACCTCAACTCGGGTCCTCTGCACCGCCTCGCCACGCTGATCCGAGACAAGCAGCACGTGAAGAAGAGTTACCAGAGTCTTCATCAGCTGCTGGAGAGCCACAACCACAAG GTTACTAGGAGTGACCTGGACAAGCTGAAGTCCACGTATCGTCAGCTGAGCCGGGACGCCAACAACGCCAAAGAAAAATATCGAGAAGCTCTCAGTAAAG GCCGTGAGGCAGAGCGGGCTCACGAGCGTTACGACAAAGCGACGGCCAAGTTACACAACCTGCACAACCAGTACGTGGTGGCGGTGTGCGGTGCGCAGACGCAGCAGGAAGAGTACCAGCGGCGTGCGGCGCCCGCTTTGCTGGACGCCCTGCAGAAGATGCAGGAGGACATGACGCTTGCTCT aaagAACATTCTGGAGGAGTACTGTGAGATCAGCAGTCTTCTGACAGAGGAAGTTGTTAAAGTTCATCAAGAGATTTCCGCATCCGTTGAGCAGATCGACCCGCTTGTAGAGTACCAGCACTTCATCGATGCCTACAG gtctccagagGTCCCAGAGGCCACTGTGGAGTTCGACACGTCCCTGTTGGATGAGACGGACAACCTGCCGGCCAATGAGATCCTCTGGAACACTTTGACGGCCGACAGTCTGCAGACCAT GTTGTCCTCTGCGACGGAGGAGCTGGCGCTGACTCAGCAGAACCTGAGGACCAAAGAGGCGCTGGTGGACGACATGGACTTGAAGATTCAAACCAGTCAACAGAACACTGAAAGGAAGAGCGA CTGCGTCCTCCTCCTCAGTCAGCAACTGTCGCTACTCGAGCTCCGTCAAACCGTCCAATCGCTGCGCAGCTCGGAGGCCCGCCTCTCCTCGCAAAAGGCCCTGATGGACACCAAGATGGCCGCCGGCGCCTCGCCGCCCCCACCGCCGCCGGCCCTCACTCTCCCCTACGAGGACGAGACTCGCTCCGTCAGCTCCACT GACAAGAGCAAGGAGAAGAGCTCGCGTTTTGACACGCTGCGTCACTCCCTGGCCGGGATGATTCGCTCGCCAAAAGCCATGTTGGGCTCGTCGTCGTCG CACTTCTTTGATGTCATTCCGTCATCGGAGCGCCCCCTGGCGGAGCAGGAGTGGTATCACGGCGCCATTCCTCGCACCGAGGCCCAAGAGCTACTTCGGCAGCAGGGCGACTTTTTGGTGCGGGAGAGCCACGGCAAACCGGGCGAGTATGTCCTGTCGGTGTTTTCCGACGAGCAGCGACGACACTTCATCATCCAGTATGCCGAT AGTCAGTACCGCTTTGAGGGCACGGGCTTCGCCACCATCCCCCAGCTCATCGAGCACCACTTCTCCACCAAGCAGCTCATCACCAAGAAGTCCGGCGTGGTGCTCCTTAACCCCGTCGTCAAG GATAAAAAGTGGATCCTTAACCACGAGGACGTTGCGCTGGGCGAGCTGCTTGGGAag GGTAACTTTGGCGAGGTGTTCAAGGGGACGTTGCTACGGGACAAAACGCCAGTGGCCGTCAAAACCTGTAAGGAAGATTTACCTCCAGAACTCAAGATTCGCTTCTTGTCAGAGGCCAG GATCCTCAAGCAGTACGACCACTCCAACATCGTCAAGCTGATTGGCATCTGCACTCAGAGGCAGCCCATCTACATCGTCATGGAGCTGGTTCCAG GTGGAGACTTCCTGTCGTTCCTGAGGAAGAAGAAGGACGAGCTGAAGACCAAACAGCTCGTCCGTTTCTCTGTGGACGCTGCGGCGGGCATGGCGTACCTGGAGAGTAAGAATTGCATCCACAG GGACCTGGCGGCCAGGAACTGTCTGGTCGGCGAGGGCAGCGTGTTGAAGATCAGCGACTTCGGGATGAGTCGTCAGGAAGACGACGGCGTTTATTCCTCGTCCGGACTCAAACAGATTCCCATTAAATGGACGGCACCGGAAGCTCTCAATTACG GTCGTTACAGTTCTGAGAGTGACGTGTGGAGCTACGGCATTCTGCTGTGGGAAACCTTCAGCCTGGGGGTGTGTCCTTATCCGGGGATGACCAATCAGCAGGCTCGAGAGCAAGTGGAGAAAG GTTACAGGATGGCGTGTCCTCAGCGTTGCCCTGACGACGTGTACAAAGTCATGCAGCGCTGTTGGCAGTACAACCCCGAGGATCGTCCCAAGTTCTTGGAACTGCAGCGAGACCTCGCCGCCATCAAGAAGAAGTGA
- the cdc26 gene encoding anaphase-promoting complex subunit CDC26 — MLRRKPTRLELKMDDTDEFESIKKELEARKSQREEAESGGGVGGATVMGVDVIGAESSPSALSSTATSRAELINERIGYKPHPKPATLPTLFGSLQF; from the exons ATGTTGAGGAGAAAACCGACTCGTCTGGAGCTGAAGATGGATGACACTGATGAGTTTGAGAGCATCAAGAAGGAGCTTGAG gcccggaagagtcagcgtgAAGAGGCGGAGTCGGGAGGTGGAGTAGGCGGGGCCACGGTCATGGGTGTTGACGTCATCGGGGCGGAATCTTCACCCTCGGCGTTGTCTTCAACAGCCACATCGAGGGCGGAGCTTATCAACGAACGCATCGGCTACAAGCCACACCCCAAACCTGCCACCCTGCCCACACTTTTTGGAAGTTTACAGTTTTAA